The nucleotide window TTCGTGATTATCTAAAACGTATTCTAAAAAACAGGGATGGTTTTTTGACTATCGAAGCTCAAACCAATCATGTAGAAATGTGGTGGCAAAAGTAAATTGGTGTATTTTATCCTCAAGGATTTTTATCGGGAAATTTGTGTTCAGAAAATATTTTCAAAAATCAAACTCCGTAATTCATATTAGGAATTACACAAACTTACTTTCCGCGGACGCACAAAAATACTATTGATTTTTATCAAAATGGTAGTCATTAAAAAGTTGACCATTCTTTGATGAATTATTTTGGGCAAATGGGCAAATAATTTCTCATGCGTCTTCGGTTAAGTAAGAAATCGTGATAAATTGTGTCAATTTCAGCAACATTTGACAAAATTCTAATGTGTTATGAGCCGGAACAGGGCATCGATTTTATGTAAATAGGCCAAAATTTAAGGACGGCTTCTAGTGCAAAATCGATAGCTTTCAGGCAAGAAAATTCCTTAACCGATGACCAATGAATAATTTCTACTTCTGTGTACATCTGCGGAATGTAGGATAAACATCAATTCTAAACTATTCAAATAAAACTGATTTTGAAATCAAAACCTGTTGCTTAGTTTCCTACAAAAAACCCTAGATAGAGTCTATGACTTGAAATCGTCTGCGTCCATCCGTAATATCTGCAATTAGCTGAAAATATTTAGAACCAGCTTACTTGGAAAAAGTTTGCAATAAATTCGCAGTGATATTTTCCAAGAAGCTAAAAAATTATTATAAAATTATATGAGGGATACGAATAAAATGAAATTTGAGAAAATAATATTGTTTTCATTAGCGGTTACAATCCTTATTAGCTCAACAGCAATAGCAGAAGAAGTGAAAATTATACGAACTCTTTCAACAACTGAACCTGCTGAAAATTCAGAGTTTTCTGTTACTCTTAACGTATCAGGGACGAACGTAGCTGGTATTGTTGAAAGTATTCCGGAAGGATTTTCTTACATTGGCACAAGCCATCCAGAAACGCAGACTAGCCAATCTAAACAAAAAATCTTTTTTTCGGTTATAGGGGAAACAGAAATCACATATCGAGTAAAAGCACCTTTAGCTGGAGGCGGAGCATTTACAGGAACATGGTATGATCCTCTGGATAAAACCGAAGGAGTAATTGCAAATACAGATGTGATCGTTAAATCAAACTACTCCAGCAAAAGTGAAGCACAACCACAGGAACCTGAATCGAAAAGTACACCTTTTTTAAGTACTGTAGCAATGATCGCGATAATTGGTTTATCAGCTTATTGTTTAAGAGATTATTAGAGCGGAAGGAGAACACAGTAGATGTTTAAAATGAATACAACTGTAAAAAGAAGGTTATTTGTAGGTATCTTATTGTGCTTCTTAATATCTTTGAGAATATGCGTGGCTAGTGCAGCAATTCCAGGAGATCTGGATAATGATAACATGATCTCTAGAGCAGAACTCTCAGATGCAATTATCTCATACATGAAGTTTACATATACCGGAGAAAGTGTGAAGTGTCTTGAAAAGGATATGTTGCGAGAAACCGCAAGAAAGCATTTTACAATAACTGTGACCGATCTTGCTGGAAGGAAAGTTACTGTTCCTACAAGAGTCGAAAGAGTTGTTTTAGGTCAGTCTCTTTATATTCAGGAATTTGCCGCTCTAGAAGGTGAAAATTTTACAGAAAAAATAGTTGGTTGGGGTTCAGAACTTGAAACTTATGACATAGATACCTACAATGAATATCTAAAGAAGTATCCCGAAATAAAAAACATTCCTACAGTCGGTTCTCTTAATAAAAATACATTTGATACGGAAGCTATTATTTCTCTTAATCCTGACCTTGTTATAATGCCATTAATGATGAAAGAGACAGCACAAAAGAGTACTGAAAATCTGGAAAATGCCGGAATTCCCGTTCTTTTTGTAGACTTCTGGAAAGACCCTTTAGAAAATACACAAAAAAGCATACTGGTAATGGGTCAAGTACTGGGCAGGGAAAAAAGAGCAGAAGATATTTCTAGATTTTACGGGGAACAGATGGATAAGGTCTATTCAGTCCTGAATAGTGAGGAAGAAAATAATACAAAACAGAAAATTTACGTTGAATATGGTTCATTTGGCCCATCACAGTATGGAATGACTTTTAGTACCTCAAACTGGGGACCAATGATCACAAAATTAAATGGTATAAACATTGCCGAAGGTGTTGCAAGTATGGCTCCCATAGATCCGGAATACCTTCTGGCTGAAAATCCTGATATGATAATAATAGCTGGCCAGTACTGGCCAGAGAGTAAAGATTCAATGTTACTTGGATATTCAACAAATCTAACTGAGTCCAGAAAACGTCTTCAAGGTTTCTGTACCCGCTCAGGATGGAACACACTTAATGCAGTAAAAAATAATAATATTCATGGGATTCATCAAGGTATTAGTTATCATATATATAACTTTGCGGGAATTCAGGCACTTGCTAAATGGATGTATCCAGAGAAATTTGCTGATTTAGATCCAGAAGCAAATTTAAGAGAATTTCATGAGAGATATCTGCCTATTGATTATAATGGCGTGTGGATCTTGGATATTGTGGAGGCGCAAGAGAAATGAAATCTGCAAACAGAGAGACATATAATGCTATAATAAAGCAAAAATATCTTTATTTTATTTATTTTGCAATTGCAGTACTCCTTGCATTTTTAACAGATATTGCAGTAGGCTCTTCATCACTTTCTATTTATGACGTCTTTTCAACAATAATTTCACCACATTTAAACGATCCTAATACAAACGTCATTGTCTGGGATTTTAGATTACCTAAAGCTCTGATGGCAATTATTGTCGGTGCATCTCTCGCTGTAGCTGGCGCGGAAGTACAAACTATTCTTGATAATCCTCTAGCGAGCCCGTACACACTCGGCATATCAGCTGCTGCTGGCTTCGGTGCTGCTCTTGCTGTAGTTTTCGGGCTAGGCACAATCCCTTTTGCCGGAAGTATCCTTGTTTCTGTTAATGCTTTTATTTTTTCATTTTTTTCATTTTCTATAATATGCCTTATCGCTAAAATAAAAAATGCCAGCAAAGAGATTATGATTCTTACCGGAGTCTCCCTATTATTTTTGTTCCAGGCATTAATATCTTTACTTGAATATTTAGCAACAGATGAGCAGCTTCAAAAAATAGTATTTTGGTTATTTGGCAGTTTCGAGAACTCCTCCTGGTCTACAGTATTAATTTGTTTTGTTATTTTTATTATCATCGTTCCATTACTTGCCATTGATTCTTGGAAACTTACAGCACTAAAACTGGGAGACGAGAAGGCCAAAAGTTTAGGAATTAATGTTGAGAAACTACGCTTAAAAGTGATTATTTGCGTAACTATCCTTACAGCATCTGCAGTATGTTTTGTTGGTACAATAGGTTTTGTAGGCCTCGTTCCACCCCATATAGCTCGAATTCTTACAGGTGAAGACCAGAGATACTTCATACCTTTGTCTGCACTTTTGGGGTCACTTTTTCTATCTTTGGCTTCGATTGGCGGAAAGATAGTTTGCCACAAAGGTGTGTTCCCTATAGGAATTGCCACTTCCATGATAGGTGTTCCTTTCTTTTTATCGTTACTTTTAATGAAAAGGAGCGAGTCTTTTTGAAATTAGAAATTGATAATTTTTCATTCGGTTACAATTCATCTCTTATTTTTAATGAAATGAATTTCAAAATTGAATCAAGGATTACAGTACTGATAGGGCCAAATGCTGCAGGCAAGTCAACTCTCTTGAAGTGTATAGCTGGAGTATTGGACCCTAAAGGAACGATAATGTTTGATGGAAAAGATGTGAAGAGTTTTGAAAAAAAAGACCTGATACGTTTAAGAAGCTACCTCCCTCAAGAGTCAAAAATAACCAGTTCTTTAACTGTGTTTGAAATTCTTCTTCTGGGAATGGCAAATTCTTTATTCTGGAAGGTAAACGAGACTGATCTGGAAGTAGTTTCGAATGTATTGAAATACCTTGGAATTGAAGATTTAGCTCTAAGAGGTATTAATGAATTAAGTGGTGGACAAAAGCAAATGGTATTCATTGCTCAATCCTTAATTAGAGACCCAAAACTCCTTTTAATGGATGAGCCAACTAATGGCTTAGACCTGAAATATCAATTAGAGCTTTTTGAATTAATACAAAAAATAACACTAGAAAGGGGTATGACTACTATAATTGCTTTGCACGATCTTAATCTAGCAGCCAGATTTGCCGACAATATAGTCGTTATGAACAAGGGAGAAATTTATGCATCAGGTTCTCCATCTTCGGTCTTAACGCAAAAAACTATAGAATCTGTCTATGGGATAAACGCTCGGATTAGTATTGACGATGACGGGGTTCCGTGGATAAAGCCAATTAATTCAATTAAGAATAAGTGGTAAGATGATATAGCTTATTATTGATACTTTAGAAAAAATATAGATCATACAAGTGTTCTGCCATTTCTTCATGCGCTTCGGTAAGTGAGGAATCGTGATAAATCACATCAATTTCCTCAACAGTCATTAAATAGTTTAATAAGTAGTAAGCTGGAACGAGCTATCGATTTCACGAAAATAGGCCAAAATTTAAGGATGGCTTCTGATGCAAAATCGATAACTTTCAGGCAAGAAAATTTTTTAACCGATGACCAATGAGATTTGTTCATAATTCAGAGAATGCTGTTTTGCTTGTTCCTCCTGGAGTTGGAAAGTCTCACCTTGCAATCGCTCTTGAATTGAAGCAGTAAAAATGAGTATTTCGGTTTACTTTACCAATACAGGAAACCTTATTGAAAGATTGAAAACAGAAAATCGAGAAGAAGTGCTTGAAAAGAAACTAATGGACTTGATGAAGTATAAAGTGATGTATCAGTAATTTATAACAAGTTCATGATTATAACAAATTCATGAAAAATTGAGTAAATTTTATACAAAAGATGGGGAAAATAATTCGGCAAAAATGGGGAAAAAATAAACTGGCCTTGACACTCGGATCAGCCGGAAAATTTCACGGGCTGCCCGAGCGTAAGCACAATGTTTTTCCTTTTTACTCTCACTGAATGTAAGGCTTTCAAATTCGGGATATTTCTGCACCCTGGTTTCTTGCCTTGGTAAGGATGACAGTTCCACCAACGGAGCTGTCAAGCATTTTTTGGACCTCAGCCTGAAGCTGCCTGCCTTCTGATTTGTTGTCTACAAAAGAATATACTACAGGACCAAAGGAACTTACCCCAGCTCCATAGCTCCGGCTGCGCATGTGAGAAGCAATATTTTTAACGAATTGAGGCCAGATAAGGCTCTCTCTTTTATTAAAACCGACAGTTTGTACATGATTTACTGCGGCCCCAAAACTTTCTATGTCCTCTTCTAGCACAGCAGGCATCATCTGCATGAGCACGACATGAGAAATTTCCCTGACTTCTTCTACAGGAAGGGGACAGAACTTCTTGAAGGTTTCCACTTCTTCCTGGTCATGCATTCCTTTGTCATTGGGAATTGCTACCACCATATCCCATTGAGGGAAATCCTCTCTAAAGAGCACTGGCCCAGGTGGTACTTTGCTGGCAGCCGATGGCATAAAACCACCTTTATCTTTGAACCGGTGTCCTCCGTCAATTATAAACCCGCCTTTCTCAAAAGCAGCTACACCTATACCAGAAGTTCCTCCTCTTTTTACTGAAAGTGCAAGTTCTCTAACGTTTTTCCCAAGTCCGTACAGTTCATTAACAGCTGCTGCTGCGGCCAGGGAAGACTGAGTTCCTGATCCGAAGCCTACGTGGGCAGGGTACACTTCCTGTACATTGATCCTGATCCCCTTCCCTTCAGGAAGCAGGGACTCTGCAGCTCTTTTCATTCGATCGGCAAAACTCTGCAGACCTTCTATACTGACTCCGTCGGCTTCTTCAGCCGTAATTTTTATATTGGGAGAGGAAAGGGTTAGTCCTGCTCCTCCATCGACTCTTCCGATCTCCGCATTCATATCAATAAGTGTCATATGAATTCGGCAAGGAGTGGTTATTTTGATCATTCCTGTTAAACTCCAAAATTACACTTAAAGCTTCATGACTTCCTAAGTCCTGTGCTCCTTTTATTGTAGCTGCTGATATTTAATCTTTTTAAAATTATCTTTTATCTAGCCTTTAATTCTGTAGACACAATAAAATAACAAAATAAGTGAGGTATAAGGAGAGCAGGAACAGAAGGGAAAATTGGAAAAGGAAATTAGGATAGGAAAACTAAGAAAGGAAAACTAAGAAAGGAAAACTAAGAAAGGAAAACTAAGAAAGGAAAACTAAGAAAGGAAAACTAAGAAAGGAAAACTAAGAAAGGAAAACTAAGAAAGAAAAATGAGATTTTCTGAAATTTCAAATTGCTTTTTCTCATTCTTTTCTGATTCTTTAATAATTTCAGATTATTTTCCTTTTCTTTAATAGTTTTCAGTTTGTTTTTTCCTTTTCGAATTATTAATTTATAATAAGAGATTCCCCTGTCATTTCCTCAGGCTTCCGGACTTTGAGAATTTCCAGAAGGGTTGGTGCAAGATCGCATAATTTTCCGTTTTTAAGTGCTTTAACTTCGTCATTTCCGAAGTAAATACACTTTACCGGATTTGAAGTATGTGCTGTATGTGGCTCTCCCGTTTTCGGGTTTTCCATCTGTTCGGCATTTCCGTGGTCTGCAGTTATAATTGCTACGCCTCCAACTTCTTTCAGAACTGCTTCAATTCTGCCCACGCAGTTATCAACGACTTCTACTGCCTTTACTGCTGCCTCAAAAATTCCAG belongs to Methanosarcina barkeri 3 and includes:
- a CDS encoding ABC transporter substrate-binding protein is translated as MFKMNTTVKRRLFVGILLCFLISLRICVASAAIPGDLDNDNMISRAELSDAIISYMKFTYTGESVKCLEKDMLRETARKHFTITVTDLAGRKVTVPTRVERVVLGQSLYIQEFAALEGENFTEKIVGWGSELETYDIDTYNEYLKKYPEIKNIPTVGSLNKNTFDTEAIISLNPDLVIMPLMMKETAQKSTENLENAGIPVLFVDFWKDPLENTQKSILVMGQVLGREKRAEDISRFYGEQMDKVYSVLNSEEENNTKQKIYVEYGSFGPSQYGMTFSTSNWGPMITKLNGINIAEGVASMAPIDPEYLLAENPDMIIIAGQYWPESKDSMLLGYSTNLTESRKRLQGFCTRSGWNTLNAVKNNNIHGIHQGISYHIYNFAGIQALAKWMYPEKFADLDPEANLREFHERYLPIDYNGVWILDIVEAQEK
- a CDS encoding iron ABC transporter permease, with the translated sequence MKSANRETYNAIIKQKYLYFIYFAIAVLLAFLTDIAVGSSSLSIYDVFSTIISPHLNDPNTNVIVWDFRLPKALMAIIVGASLAVAGAEVQTILDNPLASPYTLGISAAAGFGAALAVVFGLGTIPFAGSILVSVNAFIFSFFSFSIICLIAKIKNASKEIMILTGVSLLFLFQALISLLEYLATDEQLQKIVFWLFGSFENSSWSTVLICFVIFIIIVPLLAIDSWKLTALKLGDEKAKSLGINVEKLRLKVIICVTILTASAVCFVGTIGFVGLVPPHIARILTGEDQRYFIPLSALLGSLFLSLASIGGKIVCHKGVFPIGIATSMIGVPFFLSLLLMKRSESF
- a CDS encoding ABC transporter ATP-binding protein, which translates into the protein MKLEIDNFSFGYNSSLIFNEMNFKIESRITVLIGPNAAGKSTLLKCIAGVLDPKGTIMFDGKDVKSFEKKDLIRLRSYLPQESKITSSLTVFEILLLGMANSLFWKVNETDLEVVSNVLKYLGIEDLALRGINELSGGQKQMVFIAQSLIRDPKLLLMDEPTNGLDLKYQLELFELIQKITLERGMTTIIALHDLNLAARFADNIVVMNKGEIYASGSPSSVLTQKTIESVYGINARISIDDDGVPWIKPINSIKNKW
- a CDS encoding ATP-binding protein — protein: MRFVHNSENAVLLVPPGVGKSHLAIALELKQ
- a CDS encoding beta-ribofuranosylaminobenzene 5'-phosphate synthase — protein: MIKITTPCRIHMTLIDMNAEIGRVDGGAGLTLSSPNIKITAEEADGVSIEGLQSFADRMKRAAESLLPEGKGIRINVQEVYPAHVGFGSGTQSSLAAAAAVNELYGLGKNVRELALSVKRGGTSGIGVAAFEKGGFIIDGGHRFKDKGGFMPSAASKVPPGPVLFREDFPQWDMVVAIPNDKGMHDQEEVETFKKFCPLPVEEVREISHVVLMQMMPAVLEEDIESFGAAVNHVQTVGFNKRESLIWPQFVKNIASHMRSRSYGAGVSSFGPVVYSFVDNKSEGRQLQAEVQKMLDSSVGGTVILTKARNQGAEISRI